From the genome of Rhineura floridana isolate rRhiFlo1 chromosome 7, rRhiFlo1.hap2, whole genome shotgun sequence, one region includes:
- the TMEM254 gene encoding transmembrane protein 254 isoform X1, which produces MRRAAVSVENLSENPSTYFRRTKTLFMVVIAGFLSYYAWALFFPSTIPYNLLGPLGTLTKYLVENHKTTLQIGYVVTWLIHLADAFYALRLCKIKGITDGSTQLQWFVQTFLFGLSSLIYLLVYSPKKKSQ; this is translated from the exons ATGAGGAGAGCAGCGGTGTCGGTGGAGAACTTGTCCGAGAACCCCAGCACCTATTTCCGGCGTACCAAAACGTTGTTTATGGTGGTGATCGCGGGCTTCCTGAGCTACTATGCG tGGGCACTCTTTTTTCCTTCAACGATACCATACAACCTTCTGGGACCATTAGGCACCCTCACTAAATATTTGGTGGAGAATCATAAAACGACCTTACAGATAGG GTATGTGGTTACTTGGCTAATCCATTTAGCGGATGCATTTTACGCCCTCCGGCTATGCAA GATCAAAGGCATCACAGATGGTTCAACTCAGCTTCAGTGGTTTGTTCAAACATTTTTATTTGGACTGTCATCTCTTATCTATCTGTTGGTTTATAGCCCTAAGAAGAAAAGCCAGTGA
- the TMEM254 gene encoding transmembrane protein 254 isoform X2, with product MRRAAVSVENLSENPSTYFRRTKTLFMVVITGGLSYYTWALFFPSTIPYNLLGPLGTLTKYLVENHKTTLQIGYVVTWLIHLADAFYALRLCKIKGITDGSTQLQWFVQTFLFGLSSLIYLLVYSPKKKSQ from the exons ATGAGGAGAGCAGCGGTGTCGGTGGAGAACTTGTCCGAGAACCCCAGCACCTATTTCCGGCGTACCAAAACGTTGTTTATGGTGGTGATCACGGGCGGCCTGAGCTACTATACG tGGGCACTCTTTTTTCCTTCAACGATACCATACAACCTTCTGGGACCATTAGGCACCCTCACTAAATATTTGGTGGAGAATCATAAAACGACCTTACAGATAGG GTATGTGGTTACTTGGCTAATCCATTTAGCGGATGCATTTTACGCCCTCCGGCTATGCAA GATCAAAGGCATCACAGATGGTTCAACTCAGCTTCAGTGGTTTGTTCAAACATTTTTATTTGGACTGTCATCTCTTATCTATCTGTTGGTTTATAGCCCTAAGAAGAAAAGCCAGTGA